A single window of Carassius gibelio isolate Cgi1373 ecotype wild population from Czech Republic chromosome A19, carGib1.2-hapl.c, whole genome shotgun sequence DNA harbors:
- the LOC127935033 gene encoding extracellular matrix protein 1: MIWKSTLLTTLILHLISFEGGQSIDPDVMLKSCFPPARPSSTNINAICLYGNGRPRYPASYFPPSSHAYARRAVKAVNRLESWFEQCCYGGLSHGNGQILCCAEQAWKNSLSHFCIEEYSIKTMVHECCEKKGDERLSCFERQAPNPSYQPMCGYNAPPDRIFSWDPNTC; the protein is encoded by the exons ATGATTTGGAAAAGCACACTTCTGACTACTTTGATTCTTCATCTAATTTCATTTGAAG GGGGACAGAGCATCGACCCTGATGTAATGCTGAAATCATGCTTTCCTCCAGCCAGACCTTCGTCAACCAATATCAATGCGATCTGTCTTTATGGCAATGGTCGTCCCAGATATCCTGCCAGCTATTTCCCTCCCTCCAGTCACGCTTACGCTCGTCGGGCTGTAAAGGCAGTCAACAGGCTGGAGTCCTGGTTTGAGCAGTGCTGCTATGGAGGTTTGTCCCATGGAAATGGACAGATCCTTTGCTGCGCGGAACAGGCG tggaAAAACTCCTTGTCCCATTTCTGTATTGAGGAATACTCCATCAAGACCATGGTCCATGAGTGCTGTGAGAAGAAGGGAGACGAACGGTTGAGCTGCTTTGAAAGGCAGGCTCCTAACCCTTCCTACCAACCCATGTGTGGTTACAATGCCCCACCTGACAGGATTTTCTCCTGGGACCCCAACACCTGTTAA